Sequence from the Desulfobulbaceae bacterium genome:
CATTATATCCATCTCTGGTTGAGATGCAAGGTGTTCAGGATAAGATACATGGGCACAATCACTCGATGCGGATCTGGCAGGGGGATAGTTGGGGTTTGGGTGTTTGGGGGAGGGTTCGGGCTTCAACGAGTACCTGATCAATAATTTGTCCAGACAGACCGATGTGAATGGATGGATCAACAGCCTTTTCAAGATCTTCACGGCAGAAGTGATGATTGACATCTGGGTGGGCCATTAATCGGTCGATCAAGCCATTGGGGTCACACCCGTCACAACCTAGCGATGCATCATATATTATAGTGTGGGCAGACTGCTTGCCGATTTTTTCACCAAGCCGAAACATCAGCGCTTCAGTGGAGATCAGGACCGAAAATCTGTCGAGATTCTCTTTGATTCTGTCGTGATTGATGGTTAATCCTCCAAGGATGGTCTTCATCATCCGCAACGCGGCGCAGCTGAAAATTGAAGCTTCGGTCAAAGCCACCCACTCTAAACGGACAGCCCGATAATCTCGTTCGTGCTCGTTGCAGAGGGAGTCGAAGAGAGTTGAGGCGTTGCCTTTGACTAAACGGGAGAGAACCACGACCTGTTCACAGAGTTCGGGGTTTTTTTTGTGGGGCATGGTCGTGCTGCCGATTTGACCAAAGACAAATGGTTCCGCTAGTTCGTCAATTTCATTACGGGCTAATTGGCAGATTTCATTGGCAATTCGTCCAAGACCTCCTGTGATCAATGCCAGGATACTGACAAACTCCACGGTTCGATCTCTACTGCTGTGCCAGCAGGAGAGAGGAGCTGAGAGGCCGAGTGTTGCGGCAAATCGATCGAGAAGGACAAGCCCATGGCTTGAGAGCGCGTCCATGGTGCCTACGCCACCAAAGAGTTGAGCGACAAGGAGCCGGGGCAGGCAAGTTGTCAGGCGGGTATAATTGCGGAGGGTCTCATCAAGCCAGCCGGCCATTTTCAGGCCCATGGTGGTGGGAAGTGCGTGTTGGCCGTGACTCCTGCCGACAGTGACTAATGACCGATGCTTATCCGCTAGAACTGCGATCAGATCGATAATTTCTCGAAGGTCACGGGAGATAATGGTCGTAATCTCTTTTAATTCCAGGGATTGAGCGGTGTCCTGGATGTCTTGGGTGGTTGCTCCGTAGTGGATGAATTGACCGGCGGTTTGGTCGGTGACTCTTTGCCATTCTTTCAGTAAGGGGATAAGCGAGTGGCCGGTGGTGGCAATCCCGGAAGTGATGGCAGTAATATTCAGCAACTCAATCCGGGCCGTGCGGGAGATGGCATCGGCAATTGGTCGAGAGATGATCCCGAGTTCAGCCTGGCATTGAGCCAGAGCTGCTTCCACATCGAGCCAGCGCTGCATGCGCCTGAAGTCGCAGAAAACCTGGCGGGCCTCATTGGTACTATAACCATTGGCAAAAAAACGAGAGTCAATGATATGACTTGCTAGGTGACAGTGTGGCATTCACATCCCTTTATGAGTGACTTCACGGATTGCGTCATCGACGATCTCTGGGGCAAGGCCGAGATACTGTTCCGGGTGATCAAGCATGGTGAGGTCGATCCTTGTGATCTCGGAAGAAAGCGCCGGGTCTCCTGAGATGAGTTCTCGCAGGGATTTGCCGGTGACGTTGGATTGTTCGATATACGCGCTGACTTTGGTATGCGCGGAAGTCTTGCCAAGGATTGGGGTCAGGGTGAACAGCAGCCATTCAGAGGCGATATGTTCTTTGTGCAGGTGTAGATTTGCCCGCATACGTTCAGGGAAAATTTCCAGGTCAGAGATAATTGTTTTTAAGTAATGGAGCGCTGTCATGGTGTAAATGCAGGCTTGGGGCATAGCCAACCATTCTGACCACAAGGCCCGGGGGTCTCGTTCATTTTCATGCAGCATGGCTTCTGTTAAGATCTGAGACATAGCTCTGACATGACTTGATAATACCACAATTCTTTCACAGAGAACAGGGTTTCGTTTGTGCGGCATGGTACTGCTGCCGGCCTGTTTACCGCTTGGCGAAGGTTCCCGTAATTCCATGATCTCGGTTTTTCCGAGTTGGAAAATTTCATTGGCAATTTTTGCTGAAGTCGTAGCCATCATGGCAAGAAGCGCCCCTGTCTCAGCGCAGGTATCCCGGGCGGTATGCCATGGAGCAACGCTTTTCTGTAGCCCGAGTTTTTTCATGGTGAGTTCTGCGATTTCTCGTCCCTGCCGACCAAGAGCGGCCATAGTTCCGACAGCGCCCCCCAGTTGTCCGGTCAGGACCCTCGGCTTCAGGGCTTGGAGTCGGTCAAGATGGCGGCTGATCTCCAATAACCACACCGCAAATTTAAGCCCCAGGCTGATCGGGATAGCCTGTTGGCTGTGGGTGCGGCCAATCATCGGCAGGTCACGGTATTGAGAGGCTAAGGTAATAAGGCGATCCTTGATTTGGTTCAGATCTCGTTCAACAAGGGTTATAACTTCTTTGAGTTCAAGCGCCTGTCCAGTATCAATCACATCTTGAGTTGTTGCGCCGTGATGGACAAAATCGGCATAGGGGCCGCAGGCTTTGCGCAGGGCTTTGACGATTGGGACCAGGGAATTTCGGTTTGTCGTGTAGTCTTGGCGCACAGCCTCCATATCTAAGTGTTCGATCAAGGCCTTGGCCTGAATCATTGCCGCTGCTTCGGGGGGGATGATTCCCAGTTCTCCTTGCGCGGCAGCCAGAGCTCCTTCAAAGTCAAGCCAGCGCTGGAAGCGTTTTTTTTCGTCAAAAAGAGCAAGCCCTTCGGGAGTAGAAAAGAGATGGGCCTGGATGTTGAAATCTATTGGGTGGGAGGGCATTGTAACCTTTGTGGTAGGTGTAGGTATTTAGGTTAACGGTTATTGGTTGCTGGCCGGGACCCGCACTTTCAGTAGTGTTGATGGATGGTTGTTCATCCTAGAGAATACGGTTTTAGCCGAGGGGGCGCCAAGGTGTCGCGGCATAGCATCTCAGCAGCTTTGGTTGGATTGATAGCGTTCGAGTGACTCTTGTTGAGGATCTTGTCCACCATCTGGGTCATGGCGCTGGCAATGTAATCGAGTACCTGTCGAGTCTGGGGCTTTTCTGCTGGTCCGAACAGGCCGTTCATCGACAGCGATCCTCCGCAACCGGCAACAAAGGAGGGAAGGGCGATTATCCTGCGGGCAAAAAGGGCCTCTTCTCCGTCAGGCGTAATGGCAAGGTTTGCTCCGGGGATAACTACTTTCGCCTTGATTTGGTCCGCGTTTGTGCGTGTGATGACGCCCTCTATCGCCGCAAGAATCAACAAATCGCATTCGCAGGTTGTAATTGTCTCTTTGGGCTCGATCTTGACGCTATCATTGCTGGTAATTTCAGGCAGGAGAGTTCCTTGTTCGTCTAGATAGAGGTGGACTGGCAGCGGTTGATGGTTATGGCCGAGCACGCATTTTTTTGCATCCCCAATGGCTGTAATTATCGCTCCAGCATCGGTTAGGGCAACGATGGCGGCTTTGGCCAGGTTGCCGAACCCCTGGATGGCAATACGTGCGCCTTGGGGTGGAATTGACATGAAATCCAAGGCGGCAAGCGCTGCCATGGCTACTCCGAACCCGGCTCTTAGTCGGCCGAGGGGCCAATCACCAATGGCCTTGTGGCTGAGAATCTCGTAGCGGTCAAGGAATGCGCGGAGGGTGATTCCTTGGGCTTTAGCAATTGCCATTTTTACTGAGGGGATGTTCAGCTCGCGAGCAATGGATTCTAATTCATCCATGCTGGTGTTCAGGTCTGGGCCCATGGAGTACCGATCTTCGATGTAGGGTTTGATGGCAGCCATGAACCTGGTCATTGCTTGAAGTTTGCCCGGGGCGTCGGGGTGGTAGTCAATCCCGCATTTGGCCCCGTCAATCGGCAGGCCGCAGATTCGCATCTTCATGGTCATGTTCTTGGCCATGGCCATGACATGCTCACAGGTGAGGTTTTGCTGGACACGCATGCCGCCAGCGCAGAGAGAGTGTTCCCCGCCATCGATTACCAGCCAGCCTTTGAAGTGCTCAATAGGGTCGGAGTATTCAACGACTGTTATTGTGTGGTGCGCAATGTTACTGGTCATGGGCGAGTTAGGGGTGTTTTCTTGATTCCGGTTTCAGGTACGGGGGCGCTGGCCAGGGGCTCAATGATCGCACGGCCAAGCTCCTGGTCTCGTTGCTGATCAAATATCTGTTGATGGGCCGTGGCTGCGCTTGATGTACCCCACCAGTTATTAGAGACTTTTAAATCCCAGAGTTGCTTTGCTCCGAGTTTAAGATTGTAGTCATGGTTAGCATTGATGTTGTTGAATGAAATGTCAAGGTGTCCTTCGTTCCATGGTTTGCCTGTGCGTCCAGGCTCGAAGAAGTCAACAATGTTTTGCCCGGATGGAACGAGAAATATTCCAACCTGATTGTTGTTGATATCGTTGCGCTGAATTTCAACAGGACCCTCCATGCGAGTGAAACGGACTCCTATGCCATTGTTGGTGATCTGGCAATGGCGCATCTTGAGTTTTGCCCGACCGAAACGAATGCCCTCATTGTTGCTGCTGAACAGGCAGTTGGAGACTAATGCTGTGGAAAAATGGACTTGCAGGCCGGAGAAGGCGTCGTGGAATTGGCAGTAGTCCAGGATGCTCATTTTTCCTGACGTGAAAATGAGCACATATGACCAATCCTTGGGGGCAGGTTTGACTTCGGCTGATTTAAAGATGATGGGTTGGCCGGGGGTTCCGGTGGCCTTAAGTCCTCCCAAGACTCGAAGTTCGGAATCCCCTATTCCATCGAGGTTTGTGTCCCTGCGCTTGAAGAGAATGGTGGTGCCCGGCTTGATGGTCAGGATAGCTCTGCGGCCAACGACGACAACTCCATCAATGAGTACGGTTCCACTCCATGTCGTATCTTCACGAAGAATACTATCGTTTAAGGTAGAAATTTCACCTGCGGCTAACACTTCTGTGCTGATCAAAATGGCGATAAGGGTGGCCATAATGCTATGGGCAATCTGCCTTGTGGTCTGCCGGGGGGGGGCTGCTGCGTAGGGTTTATTACTCATGGCATTATCGGCTCCACGATGAGTTGAATGCCATTTTTAGTTTCACCGCTTTGGACGGAGAGATTATGGTTGACGCTCTCTTCAAAAAGACCGAAATGCTCGCCAACGTTAGGGGCATCGCCAACTTTTTCTCGGGCAACAAGATAATATGAACCTGGTTTTGTCTCTAGTCGGAAGAATCCTTTCTTGTCGGTCTTGGTTAGAAATTCCGATTTAAAGCGGAGTACATACATTTGAAAGAGTGGGAGGTCGTCGGCTGGATAGGCGGAAACCACCAAGCTCGGCATGGGGACTCCGTAGATGTCCGTAACCCGTCCGGCAATGATTGCCAGCGGGTCCTTATCCGATGTTTGGGTGCCAGCCTCTTGCATGGATACACTTTGTAAGGAAGCGTCACGACGTGCTGCCTTGCGTTTGCCGCGAGGGTCATCTGCCCCTTGGGCAAGATAGTGATCCATGTCATCGCGCGGGTAGCAGTGGAGGTTGACCTCGCAGGTGTTGGCAGGGTTGATCTTTATGGGATTGGCCGCTGAGTAGCAGAAGAGATCTCCCTGCTTAAGGGGACCGATTGCTGTGTCATCCTGCCGCTGACGGGCAACGATTACATAGCTTCCAGGGGGTAGCTCGAACCAGAATTTGCCATCCTCGCCGATGCTGTTGGTCAATACCCCCATACCCCGGAAAGGTTCGTCGTCAGAGGTGTAAGCCGAAACGCTGCCGTGGGTGATCGGTGCACCTTTGTAGAGAACAGCCCCGCTTATTCCTTGAAATCCTGGTTCACACTGAACGGGGAGTTCAGGAAGTACGAAAAAGGGAATCCATTGATAGCAGTCACCTATGGTAATGGGGTTGAGCCCATGATAGCCAAAAAGCGGAGGAGTATGGTTGCTGTCTTGGGCGACCAGGTAATACTTGCCAGGTGCGAGGTCGAGTTTGTATTGCCCTGGTTTGGGGCCTTTTGAGGATATGATGCCATTTGCTTTTAGATGCAGCTCAGAAAATGATCGGTAGGCAATGACTGAGGCTGTGGCAGGCCCCTTGTCGTCTAGGACGATCCCTTCGATAATGGTTGCTGAGGCCGGAGTCGTGATTCCGAGGCAGAAAAGCAAGACGATGTGTTGCCACACGTGGGTCATCCCAAAGGTTTGGCGCTGACGATGGGAGAAAATGCGCAGGAGGGGGAAGCAGGGTCTGAAAATCAGCAATGGTGGTCGTAGGTGGCTGTTAAATGATCTCAACAGGGACTTCAAAGTCGTTGTTCCCCTCGAAAAAAGCGCGGATTACTGGAGCCTCGGGGTTGACCATGGAGATGATGAACATGAACATCCTGCTGGTGCATCCTAAGACGGTGTCGATCTTGGTTGGAGTGTCGCGATGGGGGTCGTGGTCCCAGGCTATACGATGCATATGGTAATTGCCAACAAGCCGCAATCCTTTTTTAAGAAGAATTTGCAGGGCGTTGTCGAGTTCTTCTTGCTCTGCTATC
This genomic interval carries:
- a CDS encoding adenylosuccinate lyase family protein, which encodes MPHCHLASHIIDSRFFANGYSTNEARQVFCDFRRMQRWLDVEAALAQCQAELGIISRPIADAISRTARIELLNITAITSGIATTGHSLIPLLKEWQRVTDQTAGQFIHYGATTQDIQDTAQSLELKEITTIISRDLREIIDLIAVLADKHRSLVTVGRSHGQHALPTTMGLKMAGWLDETLRNYTRLTTCLPRLLVAQLFGGVGTMDALSSHGLVLLDRFAATLGLSAPLSCWHSSRDRTVEFVSILALITGGLGRIANEICQLARNEIDELAEPFVFGQIGSTTMPHKKNPELCEQVVVLSRLVKGNASTLFDSLCNEHERDYRAVRLEWVALTEASIFSCAALRMMKTILGGLTINHDRIKENLDRFSVLISTEALMFRLGEKIGKQSAHTIIYDASLGCDGCDPNGLIDRLMAHPDVNHHFCREDLEKAVDPSIHIGLSGQIIDQVLVEARTLPQTPKPQLSPCQIRIE
- a CDS encoding Glu/Leu/Phe/Val dehydrogenase, producing MTSNIAHHTITVVEYSDPIEHFKGWLVIDGGEHSLCAGGMRVQQNLTCEHVMAMAKNMTMKMRICGLPIDGAKCGIDYHPDAPGKLQAMTRFMAAIKPYIEDRYSMGPDLNTSMDELESIARELNIPSVKMAIAKAQGITLRAFLDRYEILSHKAIGDWPLGRLRAGFGVAMAALAALDFMSIPPQGARIAIQGFGNLAKAAIVALTDAGAIITAIGDAKKCVLGHNHQPLPVHLYLDEQGTLLPEITSNDSVKIEPKETITTCECDLLILAAIEGVITRTNADQIKAKVVIPGANLAITPDGEEALFARRIIALPSFVAGCGGSLSMNGLFGPAEKPQTRQVLDYIASAMTQMVDKILNKSHSNAINPTKAAEMLCRDTLAPPRLKPYSLG
- a CDS encoding right-handed parallel beta-helix repeat-containing protein, whose product is MSNKPYAAAPPRQTTRQIAHSIMATLIAILISTEVLAAGEISTLNDSILREDTTWSGTVLIDGVVVVGRRAILTIKPGTTILFKRRDTNLDGIGDSELRVLGGLKATGTPGQPIIFKSAEVKPAPKDWSYVLIFTSGKMSILDYCQFHDAFSGLQVHFSTALVSNCLFSSNNEGIRFGRAKLKMRHCQITNNGIGVRFTRMEGPVEIQRNDINNNQVGIFLVPSGQNIVDFFEPGRTGKPWNEGHLDISFNNINANHDYNLKLGAKQLWDLKVSNNWWGTSSAATAHQQIFDQQRDQELGRAIIEPLASAPVPETGIKKTPLTRP
- a CDS encoding carboxypeptidase regulatory-like domain-containing protein, translating into MWQHIVLLFCLGITTPASATIIEGIVLDDKGPATASVIAYRSFSELHLKANGIISSKGPKPGQYKLDLAPGKYYLVAQDSNHTPPLFGYHGLNPITIGDCYQWIPFFVLPELPVQCEPGFQGISGAVLYKGAPITHGSVSAYTSDDEPFRGMGVLTNSIGEDGKFWFELPPGSYVIVARQRQDDTAIGPLKQGDLFCYSAANPIKINPANTCEVNLHCYPRDDMDHYLAQGADDPRGKRKAARRDASLQSVSMQEAGTQTSDKDPLAIIAGRVTDIYGVPMPSLVVSAYPADDLPLFQMYVLRFKSEFLTKTDKKGFFRLETKPGSYYLVAREKVGDAPNVGEHFGLFEESVNHNLSVQSGETKNGIQLIVEPIMP
- a CDS encoding adenylosuccinate lyase family protein, producing the protein MPSHPIDFNIQAHLFSTPEGLALFDEKKRFQRWLDFEGALAAAQGELGIIPPEAAAMIQAKALIEHLDMEAVRQDYTTNRNSLVPIVKALRKACGPYADFVHHGATTQDVIDTGQALELKEVITLVERDLNQIKDRLITLASQYRDLPMIGRTHSQQAIPISLGLKFAVWLLEISRHLDRLQALKPRVLTGQLGGAVGTMAALGRQGREIAELTMKKLGLQKSVAPWHTARDTCAETGALLAMMATTSAKIANEIFQLGKTEIMELREPSPSGKQAGSSTMPHKRNPVLCERIVVLSSHVRAMSQILTEAMLHENERDPRALWSEWLAMPQACIYTMTALHYLKTIISDLEIFPERMRANLHLHKEHIASEWLLFTLTPILGKTSAHTKVSAYIEQSNVTGKSLRELISGDPALSSEITRIDLTMLDHPEQYLGLAPEIVDDAIREVTHKGM